Below is a genomic region from Flammeovirgaceae bacterium SG7u.111.
AAGTTGAAGGTGGGAAATTGCTGATAGATGGCAACGAAGTAGCTAAATATACTTTTGAACAAGACTATTATTTTATGATGGGAGATAACCGTCACAATTCACTCGATTCGAGGATTTGGGCATTTGTTCCTGCAGACCATATTCTGGGCAAAGGCTTGCTGATCTGGTGGTCGGTTGATCCTAACACAGCCAATGGCAACATCTTTAAGCGTGTTCGCTGGGAAAGGATTTTCGATATCATCGAATAGATAGACCAAAATACATAAGTATCAAACCTATATTTTTGGGATGATACTTTTAAGCTATAATTTAGGCCGTGGCATTTGCTGCGGCCTTTTTTGTAACCTATCACACAATGAATAAATTTTACAAAACTATTCTGCTTTTCCCTTTTTTGTTTTTGCCCTTTTCTTGCCAAGAGTTTTTGGAAGAAGAAGCGTTTGATTTCATTGCCGCAGATGACTTTTTCCAAAGTGAAGAAGATGCTGTATCGGCTGTAAATGGGGTTTACGATGCCATGCAAGACATCGACTTTTACAACAGGCACTTTCAGATGATCTGCGACCTGCCCGGCATTTCATCTACTAACAACCGTAGCGGAGGCTGGCGAGGCCAAATTGATAAATATACGTGGGATGCATCTAACGAGGGGCTGGCCTTGAGCTGGCAAGCTATCTACAATGGAGTGGCAAGAGCCAATACGGTGATAAATAGGGTTGGGAAAATGCCTGCTGGGAGTATCGATGCCGAAGTACAAAGGAGGGTGGTGAACGAGGCAAAATTCTTACGGGGTTTTTATTATTTTACTTTGGTGAGGCTTTGGGGAAATGTGCCTCTGGTAGATGAGGAAATCACTTCCATCGAAAACAATCTCCGCCCTGCAAATGTGGGTACAGCAAATGCAGTTTGGGAGCTGATCATAAGCGACTTGAAAGCTGCGGAAGACTTGCCTTTGGAATATGGGGGAAATGACATAGGTAGGGCTACAGGCGGGGCGGCAAGTGCCATGCTAGGCACGGTGTACCTCCAGCGGTCAGGCTTGGGCATAGCTAATGAATGGGGTTTGGCAAAAGCTCAGTTTGAGAAAGTGATTGAAAGCAAAAAATATAGCTTAATGGAAAGTTATGCCGACCTCTTTTTACCTGAAAACGATAATGGTAAGGAAAGTATTTTCAATATGCAAGCGGCGCAAGGCTTTGGAGACGAGGGACAAATTCATGGGGCAATGACAGGAGTGAGAGGAGCGGAATTAGTACCAGCTGGCGGCTGGTCTTCTTGGACTTCCGAGCCAGAGTTTTTTGAGATGTTCGCCGAAGATGATAAGAGAAAAGAAGCGATTTTTTTGTTAGCGTTTGAAAAGGATGGGAAAATTGAAACATACCCTGGCAGTTCGTACATGGCAAACCCCCATTTTACCAAATATTGGGACCAGGGGGCTACTGCCAATCAGGATTATGCCAACGACATGTACATCCTCCGCTTTGCCGATGTATTGCTGATGCACTCCGAGACTCTCAACGAAATTGATTCTTCTGACCCTAAAAGGCTGGAGGGGATCAACAACGTACGGGCTAGAGCAGGTCTTTCGGCTCTAACTAATTCGTACACACAAGATGAGTTCAGGAAAATCCTGCTTTTGGAGCGTGAAAAAGAGCTCTGTATGGAACAAAAAACGGTTTTTGACTACCGTAGGTTTGGTTTGGAGAAGATGCAATGGATAGTAGGTTTGAGCTCACAAGGCTATGAGCTGGGGGAAAAACATCTGCTTTATCCCATTCCTCAGCGAGAGATTGATCTGTACGGAGGGGAAAAAGAAGGTGTTTTTGAGCAAAATAAAGGATATTAGAAATAGGTTTGAGCAAATTTTTAGACATAATTTTCCTCAAAATTCACTGTAACTCAATCTGAATTAAACTGTTTTGAATAATCAGTTTATTAGCATAGTTTCTTTGGTTATTTAAAACAATGTTTGTATTTTTAATGCTTATTATCCGTAGTTTGCCATAAAAAGTTTTTGTATGCTGTGTGTCGATTGTTCTCAACAAAGGGAACGCTTTTGAACATAATGTACTAACTGTAGTTGAACCAAATTCCTTTTAAAAAGGATATGTTCGATGCATAATTGGTTTGATGTATTTCCAAATGAAAAGTTGTCATTATCATAGTTGATAAAAATAGCATGAAAATAGATGCTGGTACAGGAGAGCTGCAATATACAGCTATTGAAAATAATATTTTAAAACAGCTAGAGTCGGTAATACAGGATTCTGAATTATTGTTTTTTGTGTTGCAAAGCACTGAGGATAATGACTTTATACTGACTTACCTGAGCCCAAATTTTAAGAGGAACATCGTAAGTCAAATTGGCTTTTTTCAAGACGAAGACCTTGTCTATTACCGTAATTCTTTTTTTTGCACACCTTGTTTGTTGGAAAATGTAGCGACGGCATTTGAAGAAGGTAGGAGAGCTACTTTTGAGATGCGATGGGAGGTGAAGAACACGACTGGCTTTTGGCGTA
It encodes:
- a CDS encoding RagB/SusD family nutrient uptake outer membrane protein — translated: MNKFYKTILLFPFLFLPFSCQEFLEEEAFDFIAADDFFQSEEDAVSAVNGVYDAMQDIDFYNRHFQMICDLPGISSTNNRSGGWRGQIDKYTWDASNEGLALSWQAIYNGVARANTVINRVGKMPAGSIDAEVQRRVVNEAKFLRGFYYFTLVRLWGNVPLVDEEITSIENNLRPANVGTANAVWELIISDLKAAEDLPLEYGGNDIGRATGGAASAMLGTVYLQRSGLGIANEWGLAKAQFEKVIESKKYSLMESYADLFLPENDNGKESIFNMQAAQGFGDEGQIHGAMTGVRGAELVPAGGWSSWTSEPEFFEMFAEDDKRKEAIFLLAFEKDGKIETYPGSSYMANPHFTKYWDQGATANQDYANDMYILRFADVLLMHSETLNEIDSSDPKRLEGINNVRARAGLSALTNSYTQDEFRKILLLEREKELCMEQKTVFDYRRFGLEKMQWIVGLSSQGYELGEKHLLYPIPQREIDLYGGEKEGVFEQNKGY